The Anolis carolinensis isolate JA03-04 chromosome 2, rAnoCar3.1.pri, whole genome shotgun sequence genome has a window encoding:
- the LOC100562478 gene encoding jerky protein homolog-like isoform X1, whose product MIQISLEEDADMMEQQKKRTVTLKGLEKVEAPIDYSNTKIKIEEEEEPCIVNRQDSEANTVISGFPTVALKIEEEEESWTMDDQDCEQEFHGEIIKMEPEEESWTSPNHNCEQGPRWESIFSTCRKTAACPTTTQVQPHSQTSDGPLPPPNYECPFFYAGMATKRKKVVVSMEQKLEAIKRLDKGEKMKDVADEYGVARVTVGDWKRNRLEIEKWCSSRITDGSLKERKTMKKCDYEKVSEALYVWFTQSRDKGVLISGPILQQKALHFRKEFNEGDPDFTASVGWLDRWKKRYGIRQLSACGEKLSSNYQEMEAFKKRFQDFVETESLTGDQIFNCDETSLDYKMLPNMSLAARTEAAAHGYKRNKERLTILACSNATANHKMDLAMIGKSKNPRALKTISTNALPVKYYNQKSAQMTREIFKDWFFKEFVPSTEKYLKENGLPRKAVLLLDNAPTHPDAEELQDGDIKAMFLPPNATAICQPMDQGILDTLKRNYCRKLLSTMIEEIEEGQDITEKLKRINVKEVAYWAARAWTDVRAPTIARSWMKLLGEDKDEIMERESTDETEEGILPLVHRIPGCENVSSQEVESWMNEDHQYQITDEEIVALINDNGDGEEIDDQASAAEPLRISHEDGVRALEAAMMYIGQQEEATGIDIMMLQRWRDLAAKKQQLSEKQARIAEFLKSSQN is encoded by the exons ATGATCCAGATTTCTCTTGAAG AGGATGCTGATATGATGGAACAACAAAAGAAGCGAACTGTGACACTCAAGGGATTGGAGAAAGTTGAGGCTCCCATTG ATTATtctaatacaaaaataaagatagaagaagaggaggaacctTGTATAGTAAACCGCCAAGACTCTGAAGCAAACACAGTCATCTCAG GCTTTCCTACTGTGGCCTTAAAgatagaagaggaagaagaatccTGGACAATGGATGATCAGGATTGTGAGCAAG AATTTCACGGAGAAATAATAAAGATGGAGCCAGAAGAAGAATCATGGACATCGCCTAATCACAATTGTGAGCAAG GACCCCGGTGGGAATCCATATTTTCTACATGTAGAAAAACAGCAGCAtgtccaacaacaacacaagtgcagccacactcccaaacaagtgacgGACCCCTCCCACCACCAAACTATGAATGCCCTTTCTTCTATGCGGGTATGGCgacaaaaagaaagaaggttGTTGTATCAATGGAACAGAAACTTGAGGCAATCAAGAGACTGGACAAAGGAGAGAAAATGAAGGATGTAGCCGACGAGTATGGTGTCGCACGGGTAACAGTAGGAGACTGGAAAAGGAATCGATTGGAGATAGAAAAATGGTGTTCCTCCAGAATTACCGATGGTTCACTAAAAGAGAGGAAAACGATGAAAAAGTGTGACTATGAAAAAGTTAGTGAagctttgtatgtttggtttACGCAGTCCAGAGACAAAGGTGTGCTTATTTCAGGACCTATTTTACAGCAGAAGGCGTTGCATTTTAGAAAGGAATTTAATGAAGGGGACCCAGATTTTACAGCAAGTGTTGGTTGGCTCGACAGGTGGAAGAAACGTTATGGAATCCGTCAATTAAGTGCTTGTGGTGAGAAGCTGTCGTCAAATTATCAAGAAATGGAGGCATTCAAGAAAAGATTTCAAGACTTTGTTGAAACTGAAAGCCTCACAGGTGATCAGATTTTTAATTGTGATGAAACCAGCCTCGATTACAAAATGTTACCCAATATGAGTCTTGCAGCCAGAACTGAAGCAGCAGCCCATGGCTATAAGCGCAATAAAGAAAGGCTGACAATTTTAGCATGCAGCAATGCTACAGCAAACCACAAAATGGACCTCGCAATGATTGGGAAGTCCAAAAATCCAAGAGCCCTTAAAACAATTTCAACAAACGCTCTTCCTGTAAAATACTACAATCAAAAAAGTGCGCAGATGACCCGTGAAATTTTCAAAGACTGGTTTTTTAAGGAATTCGTTCCTTCCACAgagaaatatttgaaagaaaatgGCCTCCCCAGAAAAGCAGTTTTGTTGCTAGACAACGCCCCGACGCACCCTGATGCAGAGGAGCTTCAAGATGGGGACATTAAGGCTATGTTTCTGCCACCTAATGCAACTGCCATATGCCAACCGATGGATCAGGGCATTTTGGATACGCTAAAAAGGAACTATTGCAGGAAGCTACTGTCGACAATGATAGAAGAAATTGAAGAAGGGCAAGACATAACTGAAAAATTGAAACGCATCAATGTAAAGGAAGTCGCTTATTGGGCTGCAAGGGCCTGGACTGATGTTAGGGCTCCGACAATTGCCAGGTCCTGGATGAAGTTGTTAGGTGAAGATAAAGATGAAATTATGGAAAGAGAAAGCACAGATGAAACCGAAGAAGGCATTCTACCCTTAGTGCACCGCATCCCTGGGTGTGAGAATGTGTCTTCGCAAGAAGTTGAAAGCTGGATGAACGAAGACCATCAGTATCAAATTACTGATGAAGAAATTGTTGCTCTTATCAATGACAATGGCGATGGTGAAGAAATTGATGATCAAGCATCAGCTGCTGAGCCTCTCAGAATCTCCCACGAAGATGGGGTTAGGGCTCTAGAAGCCGCAATGATGTACATCGGGCAACAAGAAGAAGCTACGGGGATCGACATAATGATGCTGCAAAGATGGCGAGACTTGGCAGCGAAGAAACAGCAATTGtcggaaaagcaggcaaggatcgCAGAATTTTTGAAATCTTCAcagaactga
- the LOC100562478 gene encoding jerky protein homolog-like isoform X2: MMEQQKKRTVTLKGLEKVEAPIDYSNTKIKIEEEEEPCIVNRQDSEANTVISGFPTVALKIEEEEESWTMDDQDCEQEFHGEIIKMEPEEESWTSPNHNCEQGPRWESIFSTCRKTAACPTTTQVQPHSQTSDGPLPPPNYECPFFYAGMATKRKKVVVSMEQKLEAIKRLDKGEKMKDVADEYGVARVTVGDWKRNRLEIEKWCSSRITDGSLKERKTMKKCDYEKVSEALYVWFTQSRDKGVLISGPILQQKALHFRKEFNEGDPDFTASVGWLDRWKKRYGIRQLSACGEKLSSNYQEMEAFKKRFQDFVETESLTGDQIFNCDETSLDYKMLPNMSLAARTEAAAHGYKRNKERLTILACSNATANHKMDLAMIGKSKNPRALKTISTNALPVKYYNQKSAQMTREIFKDWFFKEFVPSTEKYLKENGLPRKAVLLLDNAPTHPDAEELQDGDIKAMFLPPNATAICQPMDQGILDTLKRNYCRKLLSTMIEEIEEGQDITEKLKRINVKEVAYWAARAWTDVRAPTIARSWMKLLGEDKDEIMERESTDETEEGILPLVHRIPGCENVSSQEVESWMNEDHQYQITDEEIVALINDNGDGEEIDDQASAAEPLRISHEDGVRALEAAMMYIGQQEEATGIDIMMLQRWRDLAAKKQQLSEKQARIAEFLKSSQN, translated from the exons ATGATGGAACAACAAAAGAAGCGAACTGTGACACTCAAGGGATTGGAGAAAGTTGAGGCTCCCATTG ATTATtctaatacaaaaataaagatagaagaagaggaggaacctTGTATAGTAAACCGCCAAGACTCTGAAGCAAACACAGTCATCTCAG GCTTTCCTACTGTGGCCTTAAAgatagaagaggaagaagaatccTGGACAATGGATGATCAGGATTGTGAGCAAG AATTTCACGGAGAAATAATAAAGATGGAGCCAGAAGAAGAATCATGGACATCGCCTAATCACAATTGTGAGCAAG GACCCCGGTGGGAATCCATATTTTCTACATGTAGAAAAACAGCAGCAtgtccaacaacaacacaagtgcagccacactcccaaacaagtgacgGACCCCTCCCACCACCAAACTATGAATGCCCTTTCTTCTATGCGGGTATGGCgacaaaaagaaagaaggttGTTGTATCAATGGAACAGAAACTTGAGGCAATCAAGAGACTGGACAAAGGAGAGAAAATGAAGGATGTAGCCGACGAGTATGGTGTCGCACGGGTAACAGTAGGAGACTGGAAAAGGAATCGATTGGAGATAGAAAAATGGTGTTCCTCCAGAATTACCGATGGTTCACTAAAAGAGAGGAAAACGATGAAAAAGTGTGACTATGAAAAAGTTAGTGAagctttgtatgtttggtttACGCAGTCCAGAGACAAAGGTGTGCTTATTTCAGGACCTATTTTACAGCAGAAGGCGTTGCATTTTAGAAAGGAATTTAATGAAGGGGACCCAGATTTTACAGCAAGTGTTGGTTGGCTCGACAGGTGGAAGAAACGTTATGGAATCCGTCAATTAAGTGCTTGTGGTGAGAAGCTGTCGTCAAATTATCAAGAAATGGAGGCATTCAAGAAAAGATTTCAAGACTTTGTTGAAACTGAAAGCCTCACAGGTGATCAGATTTTTAATTGTGATGAAACCAGCCTCGATTACAAAATGTTACCCAATATGAGTCTTGCAGCCAGAACTGAAGCAGCAGCCCATGGCTATAAGCGCAATAAAGAAAGGCTGACAATTTTAGCATGCAGCAATGCTACAGCAAACCACAAAATGGACCTCGCAATGATTGGGAAGTCCAAAAATCCAAGAGCCCTTAAAACAATTTCAACAAACGCTCTTCCTGTAAAATACTACAATCAAAAAAGTGCGCAGATGACCCGTGAAATTTTCAAAGACTGGTTTTTTAAGGAATTCGTTCCTTCCACAgagaaatatttgaaagaaaatgGCCTCCCCAGAAAAGCAGTTTTGTTGCTAGACAACGCCCCGACGCACCCTGATGCAGAGGAGCTTCAAGATGGGGACATTAAGGCTATGTTTCTGCCACCTAATGCAACTGCCATATGCCAACCGATGGATCAGGGCATTTTGGATACGCTAAAAAGGAACTATTGCAGGAAGCTACTGTCGACAATGATAGAAGAAATTGAAGAAGGGCAAGACATAACTGAAAAATTGAAACGCATCAATGTAAAGGAAGTCGCTTATTGGGCTGCAAGGGCCTGGACTGATGTTAGGGCTCCGACAATTGCCAGGTCCTGGATGAAGTTGTTAGGTGAAGATAAAGATGAAATTATGGAAAGAGAAAGCACAGATGAAACCGAAGAAGGCATTCTACCCTTAGTGCACCGCATCCCTGGGTGTGAGAATGTGTCTTCGCAAGAAGTTGAAAGCTGGATGAACGAAGACCATCAGTATCAAATTACTGATGAAGAAATTGTTGCTCTTATCAATGACAATGGCGATGGTGAAGAAATTGATGATCAAGCATCAGCTGCTGAGCCTCTCAGAATCTCCCACGAAGATGGGGTTAGGGCTCTAGAAGCCGCAATGATGTACATCGGGCAACAAGAAGAAGCTACGGGGATCGACATAATGATGCTGCAAAGATGGCGAGACTTGGCAGCGAAGAAACAGCAATTGtcggaaaagcaggcaaggatcgCAGAATTTTTGAAATCTTCAcagaactga